One Rhodothermales bacterium genomic region harbors:
- the corA gene encoding magnesium/cobalt transporter CorA, whose product PHQRPKADPDGEHIFVVLRMLQVDHDVDRLKSEQLSIVIGPRCVVTFQEESGDVFDPLRERLRGRGGRIRRRGSGYLGYAIIDAVVDHYFTVIDVIGDVVDRLEEELLTDPASGTQSRIYDLRRSLIQVRRAVWPVRELLLSLEKMDSSALGRDIHPFLRDVKDHVSLIIDAVEALKDSTTGLLDFHHASLTTRANEVMKVLTIIATLFIPLTFIAGVYGMNFDNMPELSWPLGYPVVIAVMLSTVIGLLVMFKRKNWF is encoded by the coding sequence CCGCATCAGCGTCCGAAAGCGGACCCTGACGGTGAACATATTTTCGTGGTGCTCCGCATGCTTCAGGTTGACCACGATGTCGATCGGTTGAAGTCCGAACAACTCAGCATCGTTATCGGACCGCGATGCGTGGTAACATTCCAGGAAGAGTCTGGGGACGTCTTCGATCCGCTGCGGGAGAGACTACGCGGAAGAGGCGGGCGGATCCGAAGACGAGGATCGGGATACCTGGGTTACGCGATTATCGACGCCGTGGTCGATCACTACTTCACAGTTATAGACGTCATCGGTGACGTGGTCGACCGGCTGGAAGAGGAACTGCTCACAGATCCGGCATCAGGTACCCAATCCAGGATATACGATCTCCGCCGATCGCTCATTCAGGTCAGACGCGCCGTGTGGCCGGTGCGCGAACTTCTTCTGTCTCTCGAAAAGATGGATTCCAGCGCTCTGGGACGCGACATTCATCCGTTCCTTCGGGACGTGAAAGACCATGTGTCGCTGATCATTGACGCGGTCGAGGCGCTCAAGGACTCGACGACCGGGCTCCTGGATTTCCACCACGCGAGTCTGACCACCCGGGCGAACGAGGTGATGAAGGTGTTGACGATCATCGCGACACTGTTCATTCCGCTGACGTTCATCGCCGGTGTGTACGGGATGAATTTTGACAATATGCCTGAGTTGAGTTGGCCTCTTGGTTATCCTGTCGTCATTGCGGTCATGCTCTCCACCGTGATCGGGCTACTCGTCATGTTCAAACGCAAGAACTGGTTTTAG